Proteins co-encoded in one Leptospira inadai serovar Lyme str. 10 genomic window:
- the carB gene encoding carbamoyl-phosphate synthase large subunit, translating into MPKREDIRSVLILGSGPIVIGQACEFDYSGTQAAKALKEKGIRVILLNSNPATIMTDPELADATYVEPMTVSVVQKIIEKEKPDAILPTVGGQTALNLAIACHNAGILEKYEVELIGAKVDAIKKAEDRELFKIAMEKIGVSVPRSGLVNNLKEAYEIKARIGLPLIVRPAFTLGGTGGGIAYDEETFEEVVAKGLKASPISQVLLEESVLGWKEFELEVMRDLADNVVIICSIENIDPMGVHTGDSITVAPQQTLSDTEYQNLRDMSIKIIREIGVETGGSNIQFAVNPANGDVIVIEMNPRVSRSSALASKATGFPIAKIAALLSIGYTLDEIKNDITRVTPASFEPSIDYVVTKIPRFAFEKFPGTDDTLGVQMKAVGEAMAIGRTFKESFQKAIRSLETDRYGFGSDGNFGELVEFHSLSSAARQEKIDAFLRRPNDKRIFYLKKALEEGYSIERIHELCKIDPWFLYQFEDLQIAEKEFLEKGYTILTKMKRLGFSNRQLAYLKKKNEINSILGSSITPDKKKGEISALLRAEEVILERTLTSSNIEPVYKRIDTCAGEFEAYTPYFYSSYDQEDETEVTDKKSVIILGGGPNRIGQGIEFDYCCCHASFALQDLGIESIMVNSNPETVSTDYDTSDRLYFEPLTLEDVTHIYRKEKPIGVIIQFGGQTPLKLAKDLERKGIPILGTSPDSIDRAEDRKRFAEVLDKLKLVSPKNGIATSMEEARKIAKSITYPILVRPSYVLGGRAMLIISEERELDRYMEKAEEISEDRPLLIDSFLEDAVEVDVDALCDGKEVFIAGIMEHIEEAGIHSGDSACILPPQSLSVHVMEEIRKSTRALALELQVKGLINIQFAVKEEQLYVIEVNPRASRTVPFVSKALGHAIVKYATRIMMGESLSSLPLPKEMSFPMVNVKEAVLPFNKFPGVDTILGPEMRSTGEVMGIAETAGEAFLKSQYMAGEELPSQGTVFVSVNDKDKKELLKYIKELSNLGFNLIATEGTHKYLSDNGVLSSKINKVYDNLFPTALDYIRENKIHLILNTPLSRVTRDDSFAIRQAAIRYKIPCLTTASAAKALIRGMVEMRDKGFTIRSLQSLHS; encoded by the coding sequence ATGCCAAAAAGGGAAGATATCCGATCCGTATTGATCCTAGGATCCGGGCCGATCGTAATAGGCCAGGCCTGCGAATTCGATTATTCAGGAACTCAGGCCGCCAAAGCTCTGAAAGAAAAGGGAATCCGAGTCATTCTTCTCAATTCAAATCCCGCGACGATCATGACGGATCCCGAACTCGCGGATGCAACCTATGTGGAGCCGATGACGGTTTCCGTCGTTCAAAAAATTATAGAGAAAGAAAAACCGGACGCGATCCTCCCGACGGTCGGTGGACAGACAGCCCTGAACTTGGCCATCGCTTGCCATAACGCCGGCATCCTGGAAAAATACGAGGTAGAGCTTATCGGGGCGAAAGTGGACGCCATCAAGAAAGCCGAAGATCGCGAACTATTTAAAATAGCTATGGAAAAGATCGGGGTCAGTGTTCCCCGTTCAGGGTTGGTCAATAACTTAAAAGAAGCCTACGAGATCAAAGCAAGAATCGGTCTTCCTCTTATCGTTCGCCCCGCCTTTACTTTGGGCGGGACCGGAGGAGGGATCGCATACGACGAAGAAACTTTCGAGGAAGTCGTCGCTAAGGGATTGAAAGCCTCTCCGATCAGTCAGGTTCTTTTGGAAGAATCGGTACTAGGCTGGAAAGAATTCGAGTTGGAGGTCATGCGAGACTTGGCCGACAATGTGGTCATTATTTGTTCGATAGAAAACATAGACCCGATGGGAGTTCACACAGGCGATTCGATCACCGTAGCTCCCCAACAAACTCTCTCCGATACGGAATACCAAAATCTGCGGGATATGTCGATAAAGATCATCCGGGAAATCGGCGTGGAAACGGGCGGTTCGAATATTCAATTTGCGGTTAACCCTGCCAATGGCGACGTGATCGTCATCGAAATGAATCCCCGTGTTTCCCGCTCTTCCGCCCTAGCGTCCAAGGCGACCGGATTTCCGATCGCGAAGATTGCGGCTCTGCTTTCGATAGGCTACACTCTTGACGAAATCAAAAACGATATCACGAGGGTTACTCCCGCTTCTTTCGAACCTTCCATCGATTACGTAGTCACGAAGATTCCTCGCTTCGCTTTCGAAAAATTTCCGGGAACGGACGATACCCTAGGCGTTCAGATGAAGGCCGTGGGAGAAGCGATGGCCATCGGAAGGACTTTCAAGGAAAGTTTCCAGAAAGCGATCCGATCTTTGGAGACGGATCGCTACGGTTTCGGATCGGACGGAAATTTCGGGGAGCTGGTCGAATTTCATTCTCTCTCTTCTGCGGCAAGGCAGGAAAAAATCGACGCCTTTTTAAGACGGCCGAATGATAAACGAATCTTTTATTTAAAGAAGGCTTTGGAAGAAGGATATTCGATCGAGAGAATTCACGAACTTTGTAAAATCGATCCTTGGTTCTTGTATCAATTCGAAGATTTACAAATTGCGGAGAAGGAGTTTCTTGAAAAAGGATATACGATTCTCACAAAAATGAAGCGTTTAGGATTTTCCAATCGTCAATTGGCATATCTAAAGAAAAAGAACGAAATAAACTCGATTCTCGGATCTAGTATTACTCCGGATAAAAAGAAGGGAGAAATCAGCGCGCTTCTCAGGGCGGAAGAAGTAATTTTAGAGCGAACCCTGACTTCTTCCAACATCGAACCGGTCTATAAACGAATCGACACTTGCGCCGGAGAATTCGAGGCATACACTCCTTATTTTTATTCCTCATACGATCAAGAGGACGAAACGGAAGTCACTGATAAAAAATCCGTGATCATTTTGGGTGGCGGCCCGAATCGCATCGGACAGGGAATCGAGTTCGACTACTGTTGCTGTCACGCTTCCTTTGCCCTTCAGGATCTAGGCATAGAATCCATAATGGTGAATTCCAATCCTGAAACGGTCTCCACAGACTACGATACTTCCGATCGATTGTATTTCGAACCTCTGACTCTGGAAGATGTGACCCATATTTATCGAAAGGAAAAACCGATAGGGGTCATCATCCAATTCGGAGGGCAGACTCCGCTCAAGCTCGCGAAGGATTTGGAGAGGAAGGGAATTCCGATTCTGGGAACCAGCCCCGATTCCATAGACAGAGCGGAAGATAGAAAGAGGTTCGCAGAAGTATTAGATAAACTGAAACTTGTTTCTCCTAAGAACGGCATCGCGACTTCGATGGAAGAGGCTCGTAAAATTGCGAAGTCGATCACCTATCCGATTTTGGTTCGCCCTAGTTACGTATTGGGCGGTCGGGCTATGTTGATCATCAGCGAGGAAAGAGAGTTGGATCGGTACATGGAGAAGGCGGAGGAAATTTCCGAAGATCGACCTCTACTGATCGATAGCTTCCTGGAAGACGCCGTAGAGGTCGATGTCGATGCTCTTTGCGACGGGAAGGAAGTCTTCATTGCCGGGATCATGGAGCATATCGAGGAGGCGGGGATTCATTCCGGCGATTCGGCCTGCATTCTTCCCCCGCAATCCCTTTCCGTACACGTAATGGAGGAGATTCGTAAATCGACTAGAGCGCTTGCTCTCGAACTTCAAGTAAAGGGTCTGATCAATATACAATTTGCGGTCAAAGAAGAACAGCTCTATGTGATAGAAGTAAATCCGAGAGCCTCCAGAACGGTCCCGTTCGTATCGAAGGCCCTGGGTCACGCGATCGTCAAATATGCGACTCGAATCATGATGGGGGAATCCCTATCGAGTTTACCTTTGCCGAAGGAAATGAGCTTTCCTATGGTGAACGTAAAGGAAGCGGTTCTTCCGTTTAATAAGTTCCCGGGTGTGGATACGATTTTAGGTCCCGAAATGAGATCCACCGGAGAAGTTATGGGAATTGCGGAGACTGCAGGGGAAGCGTTTCTCAAATCCCAGTACATGGCAGGAGAGGAACTTCCGTCTCAGGGAACCGTGTTCGTTTCCGTCAACGATAAAGATAAAAAAGAATTATTAAAGTACATTAAGGAACTTTCGAATTTAGGTTTTAATTTAATCGCGACCGAAGGCACTCATAAATATCTCTCGGATAACGGGGTACTTTCATCGAAGATCAATAAAGTATACGATAACCTGTTCCCTACCGCTCTGGATTACATTCGCGAAAATAAAATTCACCTGATATTGAACACGCCCTTGAGTCGTGTGACGAGGGACGACAGCTTTGCCATCCGTCAGGCGGCGATTCGCTATAAGATACCTTGTCTTACGACTGCGAGTGCCGCAAAGGCTCTGATCCGAGGAATGGTTGAAATGCGGGATAAGGGATTTACGATCCGTTCCCTACAATCGCTCCATTCCTGA
- a CDS encoding sulfatase: protein MFAFWSKFKKNIKYQFKSGNPWLHTLLFVVSLSVFFAAVNTSFHVMGVDIGEFRSLIYGLIPLILKDLSGVLFVSYAFFSAFSIVLLGPEWDRRSVGLVIRAGYQYALLGIGLFLLFCSSVSKYPQVYGEFFYYRQSWALGFLYFLTDHIPPWLPLSLLAILILIQVGRKILYLLEENNISSIARFLLFLLFFYGFHSIGSASGVLASGLSYSWAPSWKKRRYEFLVTSFLAVGFFLGYGAMISPRFANELSVPTDASPAVTKSPAVNILVLAADSIRQDQLGYASGKKGLTPNIDALAKESRVFLDHHTTIPRTFPAWADLLSGRYSFDHGIQDMFPDKKDRSSLGFKIPTLGSILSADRGYRTVVVSSFAGDIFPRANWGFREIYAPNFNAGTLTQERTLESQVYLLPILTGAFFGGGEYLSSVRSLPTLGDDDRILPDLFRVFTDKKSPFFAVYFSSVTHFPYSPPYPFYKQEGNANYYGPSKYFRFVDPSDSKKPGPEEQEQIRSIYRASLRAFDDSVGKILGELREKNLYDNTLILLTSDHGESLFEDVHSHGHGEHLRGEGVTKVPLLLKFPKYFETGTKTGIFQGITSSLDIFPTVLSVAGIPPSTEIVYPGRDLTKAPAGGDWSDSRKIYSETGIWFSDRGDHFFQKSRIRYPNILELHSIDPADDDSVTISDPYAKETIAFAKHRMIQDKRRKLIYIPKPEGADYECYDRIADPWSQKPIPAIGCEDLKRELEKILVGSGKWKKAGDYFLPIPN, encoded by the coding sequence ATGTTCGCGTTCTGGTCTAAATTTAAAAAAAATATAAAGTACCAATTTAAGTCCGGGAATCCCTGGCTTCACACTCTTCTTTTCGTAGTTTCTCTTTCCGTCTTTTTCGCAGCCGTCAACACTTCCTTCCATGTAATGGGAGTGGATATCGGTGAATTCCGGTCGTTGATTTACGGATTGATTCCCTTGATCTTGAAAGATTTGAGCGGAGTCTTATTCGTATCCTACGCTTTTTTTTCCGCCTTTTCGATCGTGCTTCTCGGTCCGGAATGGGATAGACGTTCCGTCGGACTGGTAATCCGCGCCGGATATCAGTATGCGCTTTTGGGAATAGGCCTGTTTTTGCTCTTTTGTTCCTCCGTTTCGAAATATCCTCAAGTCTACGGAGAGTTCTTTTATTACCGCCAATCTTGGGCGCTCGGGTTTTTATATTTTCTGACGGATCATATTCCGCCTTGGCTTCCCTTAAGTTTATTGGCGATCTTGATCCTAATACAGGTAGGTCGGAAAATTCTATATTTATTAGAAGAAAATAATATTTCATCCATAGCGCGCTTTCTTCTATTTTTGCTTTTCTTTTACGGATTCCATTCGATCGGATCCGCCTCGGGAGTGCTTGCCTCAGGTTTGTCTTATTCCTGGGCTCCGTCATGGAAGAAAAGACGCTATGAATTCCTAGTGACCTCTTTTTTGGCGGTCGGATTTTTTCTAGGATACGGCGCCATGATTTCTCCGCGTTTTGCGAATGAACTTTCGGTTCCGACCGATGCATCTCCGGCCGTAACAAAATCTCCTGCCGTGAATATTCTCGTGTTGGCCGCGGACAGTATTCGTCAGGATCAGTTAGGTTATGCTTCCGGAAAAAAAGGACTCACGCCGAATATCGATGCCTTAGCGAAAGAATCGAGGGTCTTCCTAGATCACCATACTACTATTCCTAGGACCTTCCCTGCCTGGGCGGATTTACTGAGCGGGCGGTATTCCTTCGATCACGGCATTCAGGATATGTTTCCGGATAAAAAGGATCGATCTTCCCTCGGATTCAAGATCCCGACTCTCGGAAGCATTTTGTCCGCCGACAGGGGATATCGCACGGTTGTCGTTTCTTCCTTTGCGGGCGATATTTTTCCGCGTGCAAATTGGGGTTTCCGCGAGATTTACGCTCCTAACTTCAATGCGGGAACTCTTACTCAGGAAAGGACCCTCGAATCCCAGGTTTATCTGCTTCCCATTTTGACAGGAGCATTCTTTGGAGGAGGGGAGTATCTCTCGTCGGTGAGATCCCTGCCTACGTTAGGCGATGATGATAGAATCCTACCCGATTTATTTCGAGTCTTTACGGATAAAAAATCCCCTTTTTTCGCGGTATATTTTTCTTCCGTAACTCATTTTCCGTACAGCCCTCCCTATCCTTTTTATAAGCAGGAAGGAAACGCAAATTATTACGGACCGTCCAAATATTTCCGATTCGTGGATCCCAGCGATTCCAAGAAACCCGGCCCGGAGGAGCAGGAGCAAATTCGTTCGATCTATCGAGCTTCTCTCCGTGCTTTTGACGATTCGGTCGGAAAAATACTCGGCGAATTGAGGGAAAAAAATTTATATGATAATACCTTAATTCTCTTAACGAGCGATCACGGGGAATCCTTGTTCGAAGACGTACATAGCCACGGGCATGGGGAGCATTTGCGGGGGGAAGGAGTTACTAAAGTTCCTCTGCTCTTAAAATTTCCGAAATACTTCGAAACGGGAACTAAGACAGGAATATTTCAAGGCATCACAAGTTCGCTGGACATATTTCCGACGGTACTATCCGTCGCAGGAATCCCTCCGTCCACCGAAATCGTTTATCCGGGACGGGACTTAACAAAGGCACCGGCTGGAGGAGACTGGTCGGATTCCCGCAAGATCTATTCCGAAACCGGAATATGGTTTTCGGATAGAGGAGATCATTTCTTTCAAAAAAGCCGAATCCGCTATCCGAATATATTAGAACTTCATTCCATCGATCCTGCGGACGATGACAGCGTTACGATTTCCGATCCTTATGCAAAGGAAACGATCGCCTTTGCAAAACACAGGATGATCCAGGATAAACGTCGCAAACTTATTTATATTCCGAAACCGGAAGGAGCGGATTACGAGTGTTACGATAGAATTGCGGATCCTTGGAGCCAAAAGCCGATTCCGGCGATCGGTTGCGAAGATCTCAAACGCGAATTGGAGAAAATTTTAGTCGGTTCCGGGAAGTGGAAGAAAGCGGGGGACTATTTCCTGCCCATTCCGAATTGA
- a CDS encoding RsmD family RNA methyltransferase, producing the protein MKPAKKGKGLRIQTGDLKGRVIPSPVSPEGKSNFTPAILKKSLFDILESLQLQGRLNLSDAAFLDLFAGSGQMGIEALSRGFAKAVFLELAWDRYESLKGVLSRLDREHLVLRKDAFRFHKDFDLTQTHKVYFIDPPYSFWEKKEPKIKAMVEDIIAEEPGAAVIAIQSPTPLNWDGFEPRPFGRNVLNVRVLV; encoded by the coding sequence ATGAAACCTGCAAAAAAAGGAAAAGGCCTCCGGATTCAGACCGGTGATCTAAAAGGAAGAGTAATTCCTTCTCCAGTTTCTCCGGAAGGGAAAAGTAATTTTACACCGGCTATTTTAAAGAAATCCCTCTTTGATATATTAGAATCTTTGCAACTTCAAGGACGATTGAATCTGAGCGACGCCGCATTCCTGGATCTTTTTGCCGGCTCGGGACAAATGGGAATCGAAGCGTTAAGCCGCGGTTTTGCAAAGGCCGTTTTTTTAGAATTGGCCTGGGATCGATACGAGAGCCTAAAAGGAGTTCTGAGTCGACTCGATCGGGAGCATCTCGTATTGCGTAAGGATGCCTTTCGATTCCACAAAGATTTCGATCTGACTCAAACGCATAAGGTATATTTTATCGATCCTCCGTATTCGTTCTGGGAAAAAAAAGAACCGAAAATCAAGGCGATGGTGGAGGATATCATAGCGGAAGAGCCTGGCGCGGCCGTAATCGCGATTCAATCCCCGACGCCTCTAAATTGGGACGGTTTTGAGCCTCGTCCCTTCGGTAGGAACGTGTTGAATGTTCGCGTTCTGGTCTAA
- a CDS encoding LIC12806 family lipoprotein gives MKFHLLGLLCIFAFSCGVKPVPPPTGTFCDPLKKERECILLDFRNGKTVFEEKEYSLKSSSILNYSFTAVDITYEIEVLNENRVKIIGTDGSQKLFLRLKDKGERKREWARLWQVIKEGLGLK, from the coding sequence ATGAAATTCCACCTTCTCGGTTTACTTTGTATCTTCGCATTTTCCTGCGGGGTAAAACCGGTTCCTCCTCCGACGGGAACATTTTGCGATCCGTTAAAGAAAGAGAGAGAATGCATTCTGTTGGATTTCAGAAACGGAAAAACCGTTTTCGAAGAAAAGGAATATTCCCTCAAATCCTCCAGCATTCTCAACTATTCCTTCACCGCCGTTGACATCACTTACGAAATCGAAGTTTTAAACGAGAATCGGGTGAAGATCATCGGAACGGACGGATCTCAAAAATTATTCCTTCGCCTAAAAGATAAGGGGGAACGCAAACGAGAATGGGCTAGACTCTGGCAAGTGATCAAGGAAGGCCTGGGTTTAAAATAA
- a CDS encoding energy transducer TonB family protein, with the protein MQLPAFFKLEIDKPTDIDEDDRRLLFASFLVFAFASFLVAHLFTRNVLWKILGEDPMVKVTDRDEREKIYEVLLEQDFVDSRVKDEYKALSNVDAAGSGGLTKKEGFHTDSPHREFIWGNLIKRPSQQANPKSSQTKTEEEKVYDVAILKNDPVQEPTKSQEQSTQSSASGRMTKIPFNYRFEQDFLFRWDGGQSLSIPRKKLAGYDYFKRMLRQIEGSFAPPGGGNFGYRDGAGTVVREAIIPGEVRVQFMLNDIGQVIDTKLVSSQGQDMVDRACLDTLRGQNFGTVPEDVKSQGMIFGIRFIFPGFRR; encoded by the coding sequence ATGCAGCTCCCGGCCTTTTTTAAGTTAGAAATCGATAAGCCGACCGATATAGACGAGGACGATCGCCGTCTTCTCTTTGCCTCTTTTTTGGTCTTTGCATTCGCATCGTTTCTGGTCGCGCATCTATTTACCAGAAACGTCCTGTGGAAAATTCTCGGGGAAGACCCGATGGTGAAAGTCACGGATCGAGACGAGCGCGAAAAGATTTATGAAGTTCTCTTGGAACAGGATTTTGTGGATAGCCGGGTTAAGGACGAATATAAGGCATTGTCGAATGTGGACGCGGCGGGCTCGGGCGGATTGACGAAGAAAGAAGGGTTTCATACCGATTCCCCCCATCGTGAATTTATTTGGGGAAACCTGATCAAACGTCCTTCTCAACAAGCGAATCCTAAATCCTCCCAAACAAAGACGGAGGAGGAAAAAGTTTACGACGTCGCCATTTTAAAAAATGATCCGGTCCAAGAGCCGACAAAAAGCCAAGAGCAGTCCACTCAATCTTCCGCAAGCGGACGAATGACGAAGATCCCTTTTAATTACCGATTTGAGCAGGATTTTCTGTTTCGCTGGGACGGCGGTCAATCTCTCTCGATTCCACGAAAGAAGCTTGCCGGATACGATTACTTTAAACGAATGCTCCGCCAAATCGAAGGAAGCTTCGCTCCTCCCGGCGGAGGAAATTTCGGCTATCGTGACGGAGCCGGTACGGTAGTTCGAGAGGCGATTATTCCCGGAGAAGTCAGAGTTCAGTTCATGTTAAACGACATCGGGCAGGTGATCGATACTAAACTGGTATCGTCCCAAGGCCAGGATATGGTGGACCGAGCTTGTCTCGACACTTTACGAGGGCAAAATTTCGGAACTGTTCCCGAAGACGTCAAATCGCAAGGAATGATTTTCGGGATCCGATTCATCTTTCCCGGGTTTAGGCGATAG
- the ruvB gene encoding Holliday junction branch migration DNA helicase RuvB, which translates to MARHTLNPEEKFEEEVTLRPSFFSEFIGQKEILSNLSVFVGAAKKRGQALDHVLLSGPPGLGKTTLAGIIAQELGARLIVTSAPVLTRGADLAKLLTDLEERDILFIDEVHSLGRKVEEILYPAMENYMIDLLVGEGITAQTIQIKLKPFTLIGATTRSGLISDPLKSRFGIHCRLEYYDDEEMRQIVLRSAKILGYEIEQDAALEIGRRSRKTPRIANHLLKRVRDFSEIQDERKIRIPACEEAFRRLGIDEHGLDRMDRQILECMIDRYKGGPVGLKPIAAVVGEEERTLEDHYESYMVRVGLINRTPSGRVATEKAYRILEKTYPPKGIRTDEDAAPGLF; encoded by the coding sequence TTGGCCCGTCATACTTTGAATCCGGAGGAAAAATTCGAAGAGGAGGTAACTTTACGCCCGTCCTTCTTTTCCGAATTCATAGGCCAAAAGGAAATTCTTTCCAACCTTTCCGTTTTCGTAGGAGCCGCTAAGAAACGAGGGCAGGCATTGGATCATGTCCTGCTCTCCGGACCTCCCGGCTTGGGTAAAACGACGTTAGCCGGAATCATCGCTCAGGAATTGGGTGCCCGACTTATAGTTACCTCGGCGCCGGTTTTAACTCGCGGCGCCGATTTGGCAAAACTGCTTACCGATCTGGAAGAACGGGATATTCTCTTCATCGACGAAGTTCATTCACTCGGACGCAAAGTGGAAGAAATTCTATATCCCGCGATGGAAAATTATATGATCGATCTCCTCGTAGGGGAAGGGATTACGGCGCAAACCATTCAGATAAAGCTAAAACCGTTTACGCTGATCGGAGCCACGACCCGCAGCGGCCTAATTTCCGATCCCTTGAAAAGTCGGTTCGGAATTCACTGTCGTCTGGAATACTACGACGACGAGGAAATGAGACAAATCGTCCTCCGATCCGCAAAAATCCTAGGCTATGAAATCGAGCAAGACGCCGCCTTGGAAATAGGTCGTCGATCTAGAAAAACGCCTCGGATCGCGAACCATCTTTTAAAGAGAGTCCGAGACTTTTCCGAAATCCAGGACGAACGCAAAATTCGGATTCCGGCCTGCGAGGAGGCCTTCCGCCGACTCGGAATCGACGAGCACGGCCTGGATAGAATGGATCGCCAAATATTGGAATGTATGATAGACAGGTATAAAGGCGGGCCGGTAGGGTTGAAGCCGATTGCCGCGGTTGTCGGCGAAGAGGAACGAACCCTGGAAGACCATTACGAATCCTATATGGTAAGAGTGGGCTTGATTAATCGAACCCCTTCCGGTAGAGTTGCCACCGAAAAAGCGTACAGAATATTGGAAAAAACTTATCCCCCAAAGGGAATTAGAACGGACGAAGATGCAGCTCCCGGCCTTTTTTAA
- a CDS encoding trypsin-like peptidase domain-containing protein, with the protein MKKTDRFKNFLVIGVSVMAGTLLSPVLYCGSTGNSSLFLNAKADREATPAAKAAISIQQAFEEVYTNVSPSVVSVATERTVTQQGIDPFFDFYYGRRGRIRPQKEKQSGLGSGIVLSKDGYILTNEHVVGGWDKFTVSTKDGKKFPAQLVGSDQTIDVALLKIQTDAHLTPIELGDSSAVKVGDWSIAIGAPWGLEQSMTVGIVSAVGRGGIDNSGVHYIQTDAAINQGNSGGPLLDINGRVIGINRMIVSPSGGSIGLGFAIPINEAKSIVEELKSGGKVKRPRLGVGLDDVTEEIAKELKLPSVSGAFVRQVVNGSAAADAGIEIEDVILEIDGAKVKNASEIVTKIRGSKIGQRLTITVFRKGQTLKISVKLKE; encoded by the coding sequence ATGAAAAAAACCGACAGATTCAAAAATTTCCTGGTGATCGGAGTATCAGTGATGGCAGGCACACTTTTGTCGCCAGTCTTGTACTGCGGTTCCACCGGTAATAGTTCTTTATTTCTCAATGCAAAGGCCGATCGAGAGGCAACACCTGCGGCAAAGGCCGCGATCTCCATTCAGCAAGCCTTTGAGGAAGTTTATACGAACGTTTCTCCAAGCGTTGTTTCGGTCGCGACGGAGAGAACCGTCACTCAACAAGGCATCGACCCGTTTTTCGATTTTTATTATGGTCGCAGAGGCAGAATTCGCCCGCAAAAAGAAAAACAGAGCGGGTTAGGTTCCGGAATTGTCCTAAGTAAAGACGGCTATATTCTTACCAACGAACACGTCGTAGGTGGTTGGGATAAGTTCACGGTGAGCACTAAGGACGGAAAGAAATTTCCTGCGCAATTAGTCGGCTCCGATCAGACGATCGACGTCGCATTATTGAAAATCCAAACGGATGCGCATCTGACTCCGATCGAATTAGGCGATTCATCCGCCGTTAAGGTGGGGGATTGGTCGATTGCGATCGGCGCGCCCTGGGGCCTGGAGCAATCCATGACGGTCGGGATCGTCTCGGCAGTCGGCCGCGGCGGAATCGATAATTCGGGAGTGCATTATATTCAAACCGATGCCGCCATCAATCAGGGGAACTCGGGCGGCCCATTATTGGACATCAACGGCCGCGTAATCGGAATCAATCGCATGATCGTTTCGCCGAGCGGCGGCTCCATCGGACTCGGGTTTGCAATTCCGATCAACGAAGCTAAGTCCATCGTGGAAGAATTAAAATCCGGAGGAAAGGTTAAGCGCCCTCGCCTAGGAGTGGGACTCGACGACGTAACGGAAGAGATTGCGAAAGAATTAAAATTGCCTTCCGTATCCGGTGCATTCGTGAGACAAGTCGTGAACGGTAGCGCCGCTGCCGACGCCGGAATTGAAATCGAGGATGTGATTTTGGAGATAGACGGAGCAAAGGTTAAAAACGCTTCGGAGATCGTCACTAAAATACGCGGATCCAAGATCGGACAACGATTAACGATCACCGTCTTCCGAAAAGGACAGACTCTTAAAATTTCGGTTAAACTTAAGGAATAA
- the tmk gene encoding dTMP kinase produces the protein MVSHPGFFVFEGLDGSGKSTLSRYLFDRLSQQSVPAICFAEPTQYETGQYLRKFLRGEIELSGEEQIQAFLKDRKVSLEKNVLPALAEGKIVLLDRYMYSTAAYQSGPAFSSQEILKRNLEQGFPQPDLLFYLDLDPELALERMEGRENSKERFESLEVLRKIRNSYENILPSSTIRLDARKTSTELADIVLEKIFSVRGNSR, from the coding sequence ATGGTATCACATCCGGGATTTTTTGTTTTTGAAGGTTTAGACGGCAGCGGAAAAAGCACCCTTAGCCGCTATCTATTTGACCGACTTTCTCAGCAGAGTGTTCCCGCAATTTGTTTTGCGGAACCCACTCAATACGAGACCGGCCAATATTTAAGAAAGTTCCTGCGGGGAGAAATCGAACTTTCAGGAGAAGAACAAATTCAGGCCTTCCTAAAAGACAGGAAAGTGTCTTTGGAAAAAAACGTTCTTCCCGCATTGGCCGAAGGAAAGATCGTACTTTTGGATCGGTATATGTATTCGACTGCGGCTTATCAATCGGGGCCGGCGTTTTCCTCGCAGGAAATCTTAAAACGAAATTTGGAACAAGGCTTTCCGCAACCGGATCTTCTTTTTTACTTGGATCTGGATCCGGAACTCGCCTTAGAGAGAATGGAAGGAAGAGAGAATTCAAAAGAGAGATTCGAATCTCTGGAAGTTCTTCGCAAAATTCGTAACTCTTACGAGAATATCCTTCCCTCTTCCACGATTCGACTCGATGCGAGAAAGACTAGTACCGAACTTGCGGATATAGTATTGGAGAAAATTTTTTCAGTTCGCGGAAATAGTCGCTAA
- a CDS encoding LIC10421/LIC12816 family protein → MKSNRLPSFYGIAFFLFLSSFSLASFSAEEEARLTEKALVESLSTPEQKEIVRRYLQNLAKKKRNEASHLRELASAEPKLSPHSARKKKLLDMAEQLDREASIHEETLRNLATISAN, encoded by the coding sequence ATGAAATCGAATCGCTTACCAAGTTTTTACGGAATTGCTTTTTTCTTATTTTTGTCCTCCTTCTCCTTGGCTTCCTTTTCCGCCGAAGAAGAAGCCAGATTGACCGAAAAGGCCTTGGTTGAAAGTCTTTCTACCCCCGAACAAAAAGAGATCGTACGACGATACCTTCAAAATTTGGCTAAAAAGAAAAGAAACGAGGCCTCGCATTTACGGGAACTTGCATCTGCAGAACCGAAATTGTCTCCTCATTCCGCTCGGAAAAAAAAGCTACTAGACATGGCCGAACAGCTCGATCGAGAGGCTTCGATTCACGAAGAAACACTGCGCAATTTAGCGACTATTTCCGCGAACTGA